Proteins encoded in a region of the Flavobacteriaceae bacterium HL-DH10 genome:
- a CDS encoding dihydrodipicolinate synthase family protein, giving the protein MQKRFSGVVVPMITPLNKDLTVDVVAVKRIVTLFSKNNIHPLVLGTTGESSSINENESIKLVEAAVKAKGENQCIYAGIVGNQVSDLINRGNAYIALGADCVVATLPSYYGLTPDQMTIFYKTLADKISGPIMLYNITATTQMSIPFEVISKLSNHPNIWGLKDSERDLNRMKNFINEYRENEKFSYFCGWGAQSAGSLKLGADGIVPSTGNYVPEMYKELYNAALDKEWNVCSKWQKETDLIAQQYQKDKTLGQSLAVLKSLMQKKELCNKTMMPPLTEVE; this is encoded by the coding sequence ATGCAAAAACGTTTTTCAGGAGTTGTAGTACCAATGATAACTCCACTAAATAAAGATTTAACTGTAGATGTTGTTGCTGTAAAACGCATTGTGACACTATTTTCTAAAAATAACATTCATCCTCTAGTTTTAGGAACAACAGGTGAATCAAGTTCTATTAACGAAAACGAAAGTATTAAATTAGTTGAAGCTGCAGTAAAGGCAAAGGGTGAAAATCAATGTATTTATGCCGGGATAGTTGGTAATCAAGTCAGTGATTTAATTAATCGTGGTAATGCATATATAGCGCTTGGTGCAGATTGTGTGGTTGCTACTCTTCCCTCCTATTATGGACTTACACCAGATCAAATGACTATTTTTTATAAAACACTAGCCGATAAAATATCTGGACCAATAATGCTATATAACATAACAGCTACTACACAAATGTCTATTCCATTTGAAGTAATTAGCAAGTTATCTAATCATCCAAATATATGGGGGTTAAAAGATTCGGAACGTGATTTAAATCGCATGAAAAATTTTATAAATGAATATAGAGAAAATGAAAAATTCTCATATTTCTGTGGATGGGGAGCACAAAGTGCTGGAAGTTTAAAACTGGGAGCCGATGGCATTGTACCGAGTACAGGTAATTATGTGCCAGAAATGTACAAAGAGTTATATAATGCTGCTTTAGATAAAGAATGGAATGTATGTAGTAAATGGCAAAAAGAAACCGATTTAATAGCTCAACAATACCAAAAAGATAAAACTTTAGGGCAATCACTAGCAGTTCTAAAATCTTTGATGCAGAAAAAAGAATTATGTAATAAAACCATGATGCCACCATTAACCGAGGTGGAATAA
- a CDS encoding sodium:solute symporter, whose amino-acid sequence MLNIHWIDIVIVIISVAFTLGAGFYFANRQKSSDQYFSGSKTIPAWAIGISIFATLISSVTFLAYPAAAYKSNWILLVQGLMVPIVLIGLIWVIVPLFRKVIRLSTYEYFERRFSVFARMYSSVAFILTHFSKMGTVLYLVSLALATLTGIDVTTFILFLTIIIIILTLLGGMEAVIWMDVIQGFLLIGGGLLCIGVLLFNSEGGPGYMMSEAISMKKIDFGPYDFSFSELTFWVLIINGAFYALQKYGTDQTIVQRYLAAKNDKDAKKAAYIGVLASVPVWALFMLIGSLLFVFYNTGGAVLPEGMKADQVFTYFIGTELPVGAVGLVLAALIAAAVSSLDSDMNCLAAIGVEDFYQRFNPNCSDKQRLIVGRLLVLFAGISMASVALLYAAWSGQGVLGVVFKLYAIFSAGIVGIFLLGLFSRRANKQGLHIGIATCIAFTAYAILTTTKIGDSLILDLGHYNFPHHKYMLGVYSHLIVLVVGYFASFLFKSEKVKDELTIYGYFKLKEKES is encoded by the coding sequence ATGCTAAATATTCACTGGATTGATATTGTTATCGTAATTATTTCTGTCGCCTTTACTTTAGGTGCAGGATTTTACTTTGCAAATCGACAAAAAAGTTCCGATCAATATTTCTCAGGAAGTAAAACCATACCTGCCTGGGCTATAGGTATTTCAATTTTTGCCACTTTAATAAGTAGCGTAACGTTTTTAGCTTATCCGGCAGCGGCATACAAATCAAACTGGATTTTATTGGTTCAAGGTTTAATGGTTCCAATAGTTTTAATTGGTTTAATTTGGGTTATTGTTCCGCTATTCCGTAAGGTAATCAGACTAAGTACTTACGAGTATTTCGAGCGTCGATTTAGTGTGTTCGCTCGTATGTACAGCTCTGTTGCTTTTATTCTTACTCATTTTTCAAAAATGGGAACCGTTTTATATTTAGTAAGTTTAGCATTAGCAACACTTACAGGAATAGATGTAACTACATTTATTTTGTTTTTAACAATTATCATTATCATTCTAACCCTATTAGGTGGTATGGAAGCTGTTATTTGGATGGATGTTATTCAAGGGTTTTTACTTATTGGAGGTGGCTTGTTATGTATAGGTGTTTTATTATTTAATTCCGAAGGTGGTCCTGGATATATGATGAGTGAAGCCATTTCAATGAAGAAAATTGATTTTGGTCCTTATGATTTTAGTTTTTCAGAATTAACGTTTTGGGTTTTAATTATTAACGGTGCTTTTTATGCGCTACAGAAATATGGTACCGACCAAACTATTGTACAGCGCTACTTAGCTGCTAAAAATGATAAAGATGCTAAAAAGGCAGCCTATATTGGTGTTTTGGCAAGTGTCCCAGTTTGGGCATTATTTATGCTTATTGGGTCATTATTGTTTGTGTTTTATAATACGGGTGGCGCTGTTTTGCCAGAAGGAATGAAAGCAGACCAAGTATTTACTTATTTTATTGGAACCGAATTACCAGTAGGTGCTGTAGGCTTAGTATTAGCGGCTTTAATTGCGGCAGCGGTGTCTAGCTTAGATTCAGATATGAATTGCTTAGCTGCTATTGGTGTAGAAGATTTTTACCAGCGATTTAATCCTAATTGCTCTGACAAGCAACGTTTAATTGTCGGACGCCTACTAGTACTTTTTGCAGGAATATCTATGGCTAGCGTAGCATTATTATATGCAGCTTGGAGTGGTCAAGGCGTTTTAGGAGTAGTTTTTAAATTATATGCTATTTTCTCTGCTGGTATTGTAGGCATTTTTCTTTTAGGATTATTCTCAAGACGAGCAAATAAACAAGGATTACATATTGGTATTGCAACTTGTATAGCTTTCACTGCTTATGCCATATTAACAACTACCAAAATTGGAGATTCATTAATACTTGATTTAGGACATTATAATTTTCCTCATCATAAATACATGTTGGGTGTTTATAGCCATCTTATTGTATTGGTAGTAGGTTACTTTGCTAGTTTTTTATTTAAATCTGAAAAAGTAAAAGACGAATTAACCATTTACGGATATTTCAAACTAAAAGAAAAAGAATCATAA
- a CDS encoding iron-containing alcohol dehydrogenase, producing the protein MNSITLLQPQKIVFGEDSIKELSNDSIIENSNRILLLVATPLLDAVESTTKSIQSKNKEVQLVEYTFVGEPTFAQFNELLNANKGFNPDCVIGIGGGSVLDCAKLLAALINNTQKLEDIVGIGFLSGRKIKLICIPTTSGTGSEVSPNAILLNEETQAKSGIISPYLVPDACYLDPVLTLSLPPKLTAETGIDALSHCIEAYTNKFAHPAVDTYALKGIQLISENIQKAYENGNDIEARSALLLGSMYGGLCLGPVNTSAVHALSYGLGGKFHIAHGLSNAILMPEVLRFNLPSNPKRHAEVARALGITWNGKDEYIASTGIEKIEGLLKTCGIPKKLSEIGITEAIIPELADIAMKVTRLLKNNPREVTREDAINIYKKLL; encoded by the coding sequence ATGAATTCAATCACATTATTACAACCTCAAAAAATTGTTTTTGGAGAAGATTCTATAAAAGAACTTTCTAATGATTCTATCATAGAAAATTCAAATAGAATATTATTATTAGTCGCCACTCCATTATTAGATGCTGTTGAATCAACGACAAAAAGTATTCAATCTAAAAATAAAGAAGTGCAACTTGTAGAATACACGTTTGTTGGAGAACCTACATTTGCTCAATTTAATGAATTACTAAATGCTAATAAAGGGTTTAATCCCGATTGTGTAATAGGAATTGGAGGCGGAAGCGTATTAGATTGCGCTAAATTACTAGCAGCACTAATTAATAATACACAAAAGCTTGAAGATATTGTTGGTATTGGTTTTTTAAGCGGAAGAAAAATAAAGCTAATTTGTATTCCAACAACATCAGGTACAGGTAGTGAAGTATCACCAAATGCCATTTTATTAAATGAAGAAACACAAGCTAAAAGCGGTATTATTAGTCCGTATTTAGTTCCAGATGCTTGTTATCTTGATCCTGTTTTAACACTTAGTTTACCTCCAAAATTAACAGCAGAAACAGGCATTGATGCTCTATCACATTGTATTGAAGCCTATACCAATAAATTTGCGCATCCAGCAGTTGATACGTATGCTTTAAAAGGGATTCAACTTATTTCAGAAAACATTCAAAAAGCATATGAAAACGGAAATGATATAGAAGCACGTTCAGCGCTTTTATTAGGTTCTATGTATGGCGGATTGTGTTTAGGACCAGTAAATACATCGGCTGTTCATGCATTGTCTTATGGTTTAGGTGGTAAATTCCATATTGCTCATGGCTTATCGAATGCTATCTTAATGCCCGAGGTATTACGTTTTAACCTTCCTTCTAACCCCAAAAGACATGCCGAAGTAGCTAGAGCTTTAGGCATAACATGGAATGGGAAAGATGAATATATAGCTTCAACAGGAATAGAAAAAATTGAAGGATTATTAAAAACATGTGGTATTCCTAAAAAATTATCTGAAATTGGTATCACCGAAGCTATTATACCAGAATTAGCCGATATAGCGATGAAAGTAACTCGTTTGCTTAAAAATAACCCAAGAGAAGTTACAAGGGAAGATGCTATAAATATTTATAAAAAATTGCTTTAA
- the pdxA gene encoding 4-hydroxythreonine-4-phosphate dehydrogenase PdxA, producing the protein MKPKIGISMGDPAGIGPEIIIKTLALEDVYNRCNPLVVGDAQTMQNEVNSLKSSLKINAIQEVDDAKFECGTIDVFDLKNVDNANLQPGVVTAMAGKAAFEAVIKNIELALANEIDATVTAPINKESIHKAGHKYSGHTEIYAEYTNTKKFAMLLADENFRVIHNSTHVSLRQACDLCKKDRVFEVITLLDDACKKFGIKNPRIAVAGLNPHAGENQLFGDEEVNEIIPAIEEANKLGYTVEGPFPPDTMFVKAVQGKFDGCVAMYHDQGHIPFKLEGFKWDNEKETMKSVKGVNITLGLPIIRTSVDHGTAFEIAGQGIASADAMLVAIDYAIVMAKHKKQ; encoded by the coding sequence ATGAAACCAAAAATAGGAATTTCAATGGGCGATCCCGCAGGAATTGGCCCAGAAATAATCATAAAAACATTAGCTTTAGAGGATGTATATAATAGATGTAATCCTTTAGTAGTTGGTGATGCTCAAACCATGCAAAATGAAGTGAACTCATTAAAATCTTCATTAAAAATTAATGCCATTCAAGAAGTAGATGACGCAAAATTTGAATGTGGAACCATTGACGTTTTCGATTTAAAAAATGTTGACAACGCCAATTTACAACCAGGAGTGGTTACCGCAATGGCTGGAAAAGCAGCTTTTGAAGCGGTTATAAAAAACATAGAATTAGCATTGGCAAACGAGATTGATGCAACGGTTACTGCGCCTATAAATAAAGAATCTATTCATAAAGCGGGACATAAATATTCAGGACATACAGAGATTTATGCAGAGTATACAAATACCAAAAAATTTGCCATGCTTTTGGCCGATGAAAATTTTAGAGTAATTCATAACAGCACACATGTATCGTTAAGACAAGCTTGCGATTTATGTAAAAAAGACCGTGTGTTTGAAGTAATTACGTTACTTGATGATGCTTGTAAAAAATTCGGAATTAAAAACCCAAGAATTGCAGTCGCTGGATTAAATCCGCATGCAGGCGAAAATCAATTATTTGGAGATGAAGAAGTCAACGAAATAATTCCAGCTATTGAAGAAGCTAATAAATTAGGGTACACCGTTGAAGGTCCTTTTCCACCAGATACCATGTTCGTTAAAGCGGTGCAAGGAAAATTTGATGGATGCGTAGCAATGTATCACGATCAAGGTCATATTCCATTCAAGCTAGAAGGTTTTAAATGGGATAATGAAAAAGAAACCATGAAAAGTGTAAAAGGTGTTAATATTACTTTGGGATTACCAATTATTCGCACATCGGTAGATCACGGTACAGCATTTGAAATAGCAGGTCAAGGCATAGCTTCTGCTGATGCCATGCTGGTTGCCATAGATTATGCGATTGTAATGGCTAAACATAAAAAACAATGA
- a CDS encoding four-carbon acid sugar kinase family protein, protein MITVIADDLTGAAEIAGICLRYGIHVAFGIDTIPEKEATVNIIATDTRSMTEDEAYETHFHLAEEIISNTNNIIFKKCDSVLRGHVLTELSALLDSKKKDHVLLQPSNPLGNRCIKNASYTINDVLIENTDFALDPDFPLKGSLVKRLLLDRSSKKDTMEVFTGKIKEINLKGIYIPDCNSVEELSKCINLYHEETIIAGSAAFFEQFLIKMKLATSKIKKQKHSFTSNYLLLSGSTHTNSVQFSKNLEKTNCPLVTFPDSLLEDKLNETALSDFIIKIADHYNEHKKVALKVSNNVIQLKNSTLNLKTRMSLVAKRFVETSNTNELFIEGGATAYDLFNELHWKSFTPIEELASGVVRMQYDKNPNQYITIKPGSYKWPDGLIN, encoded by the coding sequence ATGATTACTGTAATTGCTGATGATTTAACAGGAGCTGCAGAAATAGCAGGCATTTGTCTTAGATATGGTATTCATGTGGCTTTTGGTATTGATACTATTCCAGAAAAAGAAGCTACAGTTAATATTATAGCAACAGATACCAGATCAATGACTGAAGATGAAGCTTATGAAACACATTTTCATTTAGCTGAGGAAATCATTTCAAATACAAATAATATCATATTTAAAAAATGTGATTCTGTATTACGAGGACATGTGCTAACTGAGCTTTCAGCATTACTAGATTCAAAAAAGAAAGATCATGTTTTATTGCAACCTTCAAATCCATTAGGTAATCGGTGTATTAAAAATGCATCTTATACAATAAATGATGTTCTAATAGAAAATACGGACTTTGCTCTAGACCCCGATTTTCCTTTAAAAGGATCATTAGTTAAACGCTTACTTTTAGACAGGAGTTCTAAAAAAGATACCATGGAAGTTTTCACGGGAAAAATCAAAGAAATCAATTTAAAAGGTATCTATATTCCCGATTGTAATTCTGTAGAAGAACTATCAAAATGTATTAATTTATACCACGAAGAAACCATTATTGCTGGAAGTGCAGCGTTTTTTGAGCAATTTCTAATTAAAATGAAGTTAGCAACTTCAAAAATCAAAAAACAAAAACATAGTTTTACAAGTAACTATTTGCTCCTTTCAGGAAGCACACATACTAACAGTGTTCAGTTTTCAAAAAATCTAGAGAAAACGAATTGCCCTTTGGTTACTTTTCCTGATTCACTTCTAGAAGACAAGTTAAATGAAACTGCTTTAAGCGATTTCATAATTAAAATAGCTGACCATTATAATGAACACAAAAAAGTAGCTTTAAAAGTTTCAAATAATGTTATTCAACTAAAAAACAGCACTTTGAATTTAAAGACTCGAATGAGCTTAGTTGCAAAAAGGTTTGTGGAAACTTCTAATACAAACGAGCTTTTTATTGAAGGTGGGGCTACAGCTTACGATTTGTTTAATGAATTACATTGGAAATCGTTTACTCCCATTGAAGAACTAGCTTCAGGCGTGGTTCGTATGCAATATGATAAAAACCCAAACCAGTATATTACCATAAAGCCTGGAAGTTACAAATGGCCAGATGGTTTAATAAATTAG
- a CDS encoding extracellular solute-binding protein — translation MINLKGIAWNHTRGFTSVVATAQRFEELNPDVRITWEKRSLQAFADASLNELTSNYDLLIMDNPHVSIAARDQVLLPFDDYLSAEFINELKNNSVGKSHASYNVNGKQWTLATDAATPIATWREDLVSQQNIQIPKTWKELLELTKTGKVAFASIPIDTLMHHYMMCIALGAPVFESKTEVAPRHIMIEAIKNYKELVDLAPSFCLEMNPIKIYERMTQSDDIVYSPFNYGYSNYSKKNYANHILKAGGLVSFNGKRLRSTLGGAGIAVSAKTKHAEAAMKYAEFTASEKIQSGLYFEFGGQPGHRKSWLNDDVNNQSKNFFKDTLQTLDESTMRPQYYGYMHFQDEASPVIHEAVSGKVSIESAVDKMNTIYKESLTH, via the coding sequence ATGATAAACTTAAAAGGAATAGCTTGGAATCATACTCGTGGATTTACTTCGGTAGTGGCAACGGCTCAGAGATTTGAAGAACTCAATCCCGATGTAAGAATTACATGGGAAAAGCGTTCTTTACAAGCTTTTGCAGACGCCTCTCTAAATGAATTAACAAGCAATTATGATTTGTTAATTATGGATAATCCACACGTTTCAATAGCTGCTAGAGATCAAGTGCTTTTACCTTTTGATGATTATTTAAGTGCAGAATTCATAAATGAACTGAAAAATAATAGTGTTGGAAAATCTCATGCCAGCTATAATGTTAATGGTAAGCAATGGACTTTAGCTACCGATGCCGCTACACCTATTGCCACATGGAGAGAAGACTTAGTGAGCCAGCAAAATATTCAAATCCCAAAAACATGGAAAGAACTTTTAGAATTAACTAAAACAGGAAAAGTCGCATTTGCATCTATTCCTATAGATACTTTGATGCATCATTATATGATGTGTATCGCTTTAGGTGCTCCTGTTTTTGAAAGTAAGACTGAAGTAGCACCACGTCATATTATGATTGAGGCTATTAAAAACTATAAAGAACTAGTAGATTTAGCTCCATCATTTTGTTTAGAAATGAATCCAATAAAGATTTATGAACGTATGACACAATCTGATGACATTGTTTATAGTCCTTTTAACTATGGCTATTCAAATTATTCTAAAAAGAACTATGCAAATCACATATTAAAAGCAGGAGGTTTAGTCTCTTTTAATGGCAAAAGATTACGTTCTACTTTGGGTGGTGCAGGCATAGCTGTATCTGCTAAAACAAAACACGCAGAAGCTGCTATGAAATATGCCGAATTTACGGCTTCAGAAAAAATTCAATCTGGTTTATATTTCGAATTTGGCGGACAACCAGGACACAGGAAGTCTTGGTTAAATGATGACGTAAATAATCAATCTAAAAACTTTTTTAAAGATACTTTACAGACTTTAGATGAATCGACTATGCGTCCACAATATTATGGATATATGCATTTTCAAGATGAAGCAAGTCCAGTAATTCATGAGGCTGTTTCAGGGAAGGTTTCTATAGAATCTGCTGTTGATAAAATGAATACTATTTATAAAGAATCACTAACACATTAA
- a CDS encoding CoA transferase translates to MKPLEGLLVLEFSQFLAGPSAGLKLADLGARVIKIERPIKGEACRQLSIKDLFVDESSMLFHTINRNKESFAANLKDPNDLVQVKKLIAIADVVTHNFRPGVMEKIGLSFSDVIAINPKIIYGIISGYGNTGPWAKKPGQDLLVQSLSGLTWLSGKSSQGPVPFGLAVADLMCGNHFVQGILAALLKRAKTDKGVLVEVSLLESILDVQFEALTIFLNNGGQLADRGNVKGSAHAFLSAPYGIYETNDGYIALAMGDLMQLGRIIEVDLSAYSDKKTWFTGRAAIRKILRKKITTKSSEHWVGILRKNGMWCEKVFNYNDLNNQPFMNDLQLKQTVRNSEGKEMITTRLPIQFNGDILTSTKAAPQVGEDNEKIYQQFLND, encoded by the coding sequence TTGAAACCACTAGAAGGTTTATTGGTATTAGAGTTTTCTCAATTTTTGGCTGGACCCTCAGCAGGTTTAAAACTAGCCGATTTAGGGGCTCGTGTTATTAAAATTGAACGTCCAATAAAAGGAGAAGCTTGCCGACAATTGAGTATTAAAGATTTATTTGTTGATGAAAGCAGTATGCTGTTTCATACAATCAACAGAAATAAAGAATCGTTTGCTGCGAATTTAAAAGACCCAAATGATTTAGTACAGGTTAAAAAACTAATTGCTATAGCAGATGTGGTAACACATAATTTCCGTCCAGGTGTTATGGAAAAAATAGGACTGAGTTTTAGCGATGTTATTGCTATAAATCCTAAAATCATCTATGGCATAATTTCGGGTTATGGAAACACAGGACCATGGGCAAAAAAACCAGGACAAGATTTATTAGTACAATCGCTTTCTGGCTTAACCTGGTTGAGTGGAAAAAGTAGCCAAGGTCCTGTACCTTTCGGGTTAGCAGTTGCCGATTTAATGTGCGGCAATCATTTTGTACAAGGCATTTTGGCAGCTTTATTAAAACGAGCCAAAACAGATAAAGGTGTTTTAGTTGAAGTTAGTTTACTTGAATCCATTTTAGATGTTCAATTTGAAGCTTTAACTATTTTTTTAAACAATGGCGGTCAATTAGCAGATAGAGGAAATGTAAAAGGAAGTGCACATGCTTTCTTAAGTGCACCTTATGGTATTTATGAAACCAATGATGGTTATATAGCCCTCGCCATGGGCGATTTAATGCAATTAGGCCGTATTATAGAAGTCGATTTAAGTGCTTATTCAGATAAAAAAACATGGTTTACAGGTAGAGCTGCTATTCGAAAAATACTAAGAAAAAAAATAACCACTAAAAGTTCTGAACATTGGGTGGGCATATTGCGAAAAAATGGTATGTGGTGTGAAAAGGTATTTAACTATAATGATTTAAATAATCAACCTTTTATGAACGATTTACAGCTAAAACAAACGGTAAGAAATTCTGAAGGAAAAGAAATGATAACCACTAGACTTCCAATACAATTTAATGGAGATATTTTGACCAGTACCAAGGCAGCTCCTCAAGTAGGTGAAGATAACGAGAAGATATATCAACAATTTTTAAATGATTAA
- a CDS encoding CaiB/BaiF CoA-transferase family protein, translating into MRPLEDYLIIDFSQFLSGPSASLKLADLGARVIKIEKPITGDICRTLYCSDLIMNEESSIFHTINRNKESFAADLKNAEDLKLIKALLAKADVVMHNFRPGVMERIGLSYEDVKTINPQVVYAEISGYGNHPDLIKHPGQDLLLQSLTALTWLTGNKNDGPVAMGLSIVDMLAGAHLAQGILAALYRKTINNSGALVQVSMLESAIDFQFETITTYFNDGGELPVRTKSNNAHAYLGAPYGIYKTSDGFLALAMGSIPVLADLLKCDALLKYPENTFELRNEIKKILAAHLKTQNTAYWLAILEPADIWCAKVLNYQELFEEEGFKVLDFIQKVTMGDGYSYETTRCPIKIDGELLISSKGSPKLGEHNAKILEELINI; encoded by the coding sequence ATGCGACCATTAGAAGATTATTTAATAATAGATTTTAGTCAGTTTCTATCAGGTCCTTCGGCAAGTTTGAAATTGGCAGATTTAGGAGCACGCGTTATTAAAATTGAAAAACCAATAACAGGCGATATTTGTCGTACGTTGTATTGTTCAGATTTAATAATGAATGAAGAATCGTCCATTTTCCACACTATAAATAGAAATAAAGAATCGTTTGCAGCCGATTTAAAAAATGCAGAAGACCTAAAATTAATAAAAGCATTATTAGCTAAAGCAGATGTGGTTATGCATAATTTTAGACCAGGCGTTATGGAACGTATCGGACTAAGTTATGAGGATGTTAAGACTATAAATCCGCAGGTTGTTTATGCCGAAATATCGGGATATGGGAATCATCCTGATTTAATAAAACACCCCGGACAAGACTTGTTATTACAGTCGTTAACCGCTTTAACATGGTTAACTGGGAATAAAAATGATGGTCCTGTTGCTATGGGATTATCTATTGTAGACATGTTGGCAGGAGCACATTTAGCACAAGGTATTTTGGCGGCACTATACAGAAAAACAATTAATAATTCAGGAGCATTAGTTCAGGTAAGTATGCTAGAATCGGCTATCGATTTTCAATTTGAAACCATTACAACCTATTTTAATGATGGTGGAGAACTTCCTGTTAGAACAAAAAGTAATAATGCTCACGCGTATTTAGGAGCGCCTTATGGTATCTATAAAACTAGCGATGGCTTTTTAGCACTAGCCATGGGGTCTATTCCTGTGTTGGCAGATCTTTTAAAATGCGATGCTTTACTAAAGTATCCTGAAAACACGTTTGAATTACGAAACGAAATCAAAAAAATTCTAGCCGCACATTTAAAAACACAAAACACAGCATATTGGTTAGCTATTTTAGAACCTGCTGATATTTGGTGTGCGAAGGTTTTAAATTATCAAGAACTCTTTGAAGAGGAAGGTTTTAAAGTCTTAGATTTTATTCAAAAAGTAACTATGGGTGATGGCTATTCATACGAAACAACTAGATGTCCTATTAAAATTGATGGTGAATTATTAATATCGAGTAAAGGCTCGCCGAAACTAGGAGAACATAACGCAAAAATATTAGAAGAATTAATAAATATCTAA
- a CDS encoding sugar ABC transporter substrate-binding protein — MEKIRIAVRKFDPFETTLQKLWDAFCLENNISVEAEMIPLELHDLYEQTLTNKGLINGDWDIAHLNTDWIFDAVNSRAVENLSPLISQNPPQDFPEGWHHSLLHLQEINNQVYGLPFHDGPECLIYRKDLFENTTEQINFKNQYGYNLHPPKTWEQFTHIAEFFNRPEQNLYGCVFANYPDGHNMVFDFCLQLWTRGGSLLKDHKQININQPEAIEALDFYRQIVNNQKTTHPKSKEFASVEAGMAFATGEAAMAINWFGFASMCEVIEASKVKGKVDIAQLPSNENHNPASLNVYWLYTIGSGSKHKKIAYDFLRFATTAKSDELLTNEGGIGCRKSTWNDPEINKTIPYYHKLSMLHENALTLPQTPVWPKVAELIDAMVLEAINGEIPSQKLLETTQTNIQKII, encoded by the coding sequence ATGGAAAAGATAAGAATAGCTGTTCGGAAATTTGACCCTTTTGAAACTACACTTCAAAAGTTATGGGATGCTTTTTGTTTAGAAAACAATATATCTGTTGAAGCCGAAATGATTCCTTTAGAACTTCACGATTTATATGAACAAACCTTAACAAACAAGGGCTTAATAAATGGTGATTGGGATATTGCGCATTTAAATACCGATTGGATTTTTGATGCAGTAAATTCAAGAGCAGTTGAAAATTTATCACCATTAATAAGTCAAAATCCACCACAAGATTTCCCTGAAGGTTGGCATCATTCCCTACTCCACCTGCAAGAAATAAATAATCAAGTTTATGGATTACCGTTTCATGATGGTCCAGAATGTTTAATTTATAGAAAAGATTTATTTGAAAATACAACAGAACAAATCAACTTTAAAAACCAATATGGCTACAATTTACATCCACCAAAAACGTGGGAACAATTCACACATATAGCAGAATTTTTTAATCGACCAGAACAGAATTTATACGGTTGCGTTTTTGCAAATTATCCAGATGGACATAACATGGTGTTCGATTTTTGTTTACAATTATGGACGCGTGGTGGTTCGCTATTAAAAGACCATAAACAAATAAACATCAATCAACCTGAGGCTATTGAGGCATTAGATTTCTACAGACAAATAGTAAACAATCAAAAAACAACTCACCCAAAATCAAAAGAATTTGCTTCTGTAGAAGCAGGTATGGCATTTGCTACAGGCGAAGCTGCTATGGCTATTAATTGGTTTGGTTTTGCTTCAATGTGTGAAGTCATAGAAGCTTCAAAAGTAAAAGGTAAAGTTGATATTGCCCAATTACCTTCTAATGAGAATCACAATCCAGCATCCTTAAATGTATATTGGTTATATACCATAGGATCAGGAAGTAAACATAAAAAAATAGCCTATGATTTTTTACGATTTGCAACCACAGCCAAAAGCGATGAACTTCTAACTAACGAAGGTGGTATTGGATGTCGGAAATCGACTTGGAATGATCCAGAAATCAATAAAACGATTCCATATTACCATAAATTAAGTATGCTTCACGAAAATGCATTAACATTACCTCAAACCCCTGTATGGCCTAAAGTAGCAGAATTAATTGATGCTATGGTACTAGAAGCTATTAATGGAGAAATACCTTCTCAAAAACTTCTTGAAACAACTCAAACTAACATCCAAAAAATTATTTAA